A single Cryomorphaceae bacterium DNA region contains:
- a CDS encoding dipeptidase, translating to MSQINSYIEENKDRFLNELLDLLRIPSISADPAFAGDVLKCAEAVRDRLVEAGVDSAEICETPGYPIIYGEKFVGEGLPTVLVYGHYDVQPSDPDDLWESPAFEPVIKKTDLHPQGAIFARGACDDKGQMYMQVKAFEALVKTGELPCNVKFMIEGEEEVGSESLEGFVKENREKLACDIILISDTGMLANDTPSITTGLRGLSYVEVEVTGPNRDLHSGLYGGAVANPINILSQMIASLQDENNHITIPGFYDKVIELSADERADMARAPFNLEDYKASLDLSDVHGEEGYVTMERNSIRPTLDVNGIWGGYTGEGAKTVIASKAYAKISMRLVPDQDPHEITELFTKHFESIAPGSVKVKVTPHHGGHPYVAPTDTPGYLAASKAMEATFGKTPVPVRSGGSIPIVSLFEKELGSKSILFGFGLDSDAIHSPNEHFGLFNYYKGIETIPLFYKNYTEALS from the coding sequence ATGTCTCAGATCAATTCATACATCGAAGAAAATAAAGACCGCTTTCTCAACGAGCTGCTTGACCTGCTCAGAATACCCAGCATCAGCGCGGATCCCGCCTTCGCAGGAGACGTATTGAAGTGTGCAGAAGCCGTTCGCGATCGCCTCGTTGAAGCGGGTGTGGACAGCGCTGAAATTTGTGAAACGCCGGGCTACCCGATTATTTACGGAGAAAAGTTTGTCGGCGAAGGTCTTCCAACGGTCTTGGTCTATGGGCATTACGACGTTCAACCGAGCGATCCCGATGATCTTTGGGAGTCTCCAGCCTTTGAACCGGTCATCAAGAAGACGGACTTGCACCCTCAAGGAGCCATTTTCGCCCGCGGCGCTTGCGATGACAAGGGTCAGATGTACATGCAGGTGAAGGCCTTTGAAGCCCTTGTGAAAACAGGTGAATTGCCCTGCAACGTCAAATTCATGATTGAAGGCGAGGAAGAAGTGGGTTCCGAGAGCCTGGAAGGGTTTGTTAAAGAGAACCGAGAAAAATTGGCTTGCGATATTATTTTGATCAGTGACACCGGTATGTTGGCCAACGATACGCCGAGCATTACTACCGGGCTTCGCGGTTTGAGCTACGTAGAGGTCGAGGTCACGGGACCCAATCGCGATTTGCACTCGGGTTTGTACGGAGGGGCGGTCGCCAACCCGATCAACATTTTGTCGCAGATGATCGCCTCCTTGCAGGACGAAAACAACCACATCACCATTCCTGGATTTTACGACAAAGTGATTGAGCTGAGTGCGGATGAGCGGGCCGATATGGCGCGAGCACCCTTTAACCTAGAGGACTACAAGGCCTCTTTGGACCTCAGCGATGTCCACGGAGAAGAGGGCTATGTCACCATGGAACGCAACAGCATCCGCCCGACCTTGGATGTGAACGGTATTTGGGGCGGCTATACGGGTGAGGGAGCCAAGACGGTCATCGCCAGTAAAGCCTACGCCAAGATTTCCATGCGTCTGGTTCCCGATCAAGATCCACACGAAATCACGGAGTTGTTTACCAAGCATTTCGAGAGCATCGCGCCGGGAAGTGTGAAAGTAAAAGTAACCCCACACCATGGCGGACATCCGTATGTTGCACCTACGGATACTCCGGGATACCTCGCCGCGAGCAAGGCTATGGAAGCCACCTTTGGCAAAACACCGGTACCCGTGCGCAGTGGTGGAAGTATTCCGATTGTGAGCTTGTTTGAAAAGGAATTGGGCAGCAAAAGCATCCTCTTCGGCTTCGGTCTGGACAGCGATGCCATCCACTCACCCAATGAGCACTTCGGGCTATTCAACTACTACAAGGGAATCGAAACCATTCCGTTATTCTACAAGAACTACACAGAAGCCCTGTCTTAA
- a CDS encoding efflux RND transporter periplasmic adaptor subunit, translating to MSKTVRYIIIAVVVLLIFGVIGKKQGWFGGSNATSVETDYAVRRTIIETVSASGKIQPEKEVKLAPEVSGEIVALPVVEGQQVSKGALLVQINPDLIEAAVDRSEASLNQSKANLSSAKAQLVEAENNYNRNKPLHDQGVISTANWDQIVRAYEVAKLNVESAEAMVKNGEASVKEARDNLGRTTIYAPDSGTISALYVELGERVVGTNQMQGTELMRIANLNNMEVVVNVNETDIVRVDLGDSVDVEVDAYLDQEFKGVVTEIASSADLQGLSADQVTNFEVKIRILRDSYAHLEKNGKSPFRPGMTATVDIITEVAEDILTVPIQAVTTRADTSSEATRISNRFNESDERFEVIFLYVDGKAMVQSVETGVQDDTYIEVTSGVSDSSEVIIGPYRTVSQDLLNNDDVEK from the coding sequence ATGAGCAAAACGGTTCGCTACATCATCATCGCCGTCGTCGTCCTATTGATCTTCGGCGTCATCGGCAAAAAACAAGGCTGGTTCGGAGGCTCCAACGCAACGTCGGTAGAAACTGACTACGCTGTGCGTCGAACGATTATCGAGACGGTCAGTGCCAGTGGAAAGATTCAGCCCGAGAAGGAAGTCAAACTAGCTCCGGAAGTTTCTGGGGAAATTGTGGCTTTACCTGTTGTTGAAGGACAGCAGGTCAGTAAAGGAGCCCTTCTGGTGCAAATAAATCCTGACTTGATCGAGGCGGCCGTTGATCGTTCCGAGGCTTCGTTGAATCAGAGCAAGGCGAACTTGAGTTCGGCCAAAGCTCAATTGGTTGAAGCAGAGAATAACTACAACCGAAACAAGCCACTTCACGATCAAGGGGTTATTTCTACGGCGAATTGGGACCAGATTGTCCGCGCCTATGAAGTGGCCAAGCTGAATGTCGAATCGGCCGAAGCCATGGTTAAAAATGGCGAAGCATCGGTTAAGGAGGCCCGAGACAACCTGGGTCGAACTACGATTTATGCACCGGACTCTGGAACCATTTCCGCACTGTACGTTGAACTTGGGGAGCGCGTTGTGGGGACCAACCAAATGCAGGGAACCGAGTTGATGCGCATTGCCAACTTGAACAATATGGAGGTTGTAGTGAATGTGAACGAGACGGATATCGTTCGCGTTGATCTCGGTGATTCCGTAGACGTAGAAGTCGATGCTTATTTGGATCAGGAATTCAAAGGAGTAGTCACGGAAATTGCCAGCTCTGCCGACCTTCAAGGATTGAGTGCGGATCAGGTGACCAACTTCGAAGTGAAGATTCGGATTTTGAGAGATAGCTATGCTCACTTGGAAAAGAATGGGAAGAGCCCATTTCGTCCTGGGATGACCGCTACAGTGGACATCATTACGGAAGTAGCTGAGGACATCTTGACCGTTCCGATTCAAGCGGTGACGACACGGGCCGATACCTCCAGCGAAGCGACCCGAATCAGCAACCGATTCAACGAAAGTGACGAGCGCTTTGAAGTGATTTTCTTGTACGTGGACGGAAAGGCTATGGTTCAGTCCGTGGAAACCGGAGTGCAGGATGATACCTACATCGAGGTGACCAGCGGCGTGAGTGATAGCTCAGAGGTGATTATAGGGCCATATCGTACCGTTTCACAGGACTTGCTGAACAACGACGACGTCGAAAAGTAA
- a CDS encoding choice-of-anchor L domain-containing protein produces the protein MKKVLLLVIGLCCFAPHGAMAQLVVNNAAPFNTAQYLVENVLVGGGVQTSNWSYTGAPAAIGFFDGTGSNIGIDSGIVITSGFITNAIGPNNSPGQTGANGLPGDPDLTAFSGFPTFDAAILEFDFVPQSDTLRFNYVFGSEEYPEFVGGSVNDVFAFLLTGPDPNGGTYNNRNLANIGASSVPVTINTLNCQNFSAQYICNDPANTTCAPSYLCTASGSGVTIQYDGFTIPMQAEAYVVCGATYTIRMGIADGGDGILDSGVFIEAGSFTSPTLTINTLATFTQGLTDTALIEDCGSAYIELVRTGGLDDSLLVPLNFGGTAINGVDYNLLPDTIIMLPDSSTLQIPFTSFGDGIQEGLETIIIYTDSIVTGCTTYPPDTITLTIIDQPPLGIVDIPDTIACGGDSITVQAQGTGGFGYFNYLWDDGSVDSVRTFAPTATTTYIVEVRDTCDTQLAVDTFQIIVPNFPPLAVSLDSAFICEGDSLYSEALITGGIPPLSISWNTGSTDTAFGWYPTASQTIGLDVVDACGNMVSASAPVEVEIAPQAQYFFTQLTNQQISFTNQTTGATIFNWSFGDGATSPDENPTHKYDQAGFFEVWLTTSSPNGCVDSTSQLVEVISEFYFYVPNAFTPNGDGNNETFGGTGKGFSDYRLMVWNRWGELIYETDDVNAPWDGTFKGELAPQGTYLYRIELQLPLTDEVPEYSGYLQLIR, from the coding sequence ATGAAAAAAGTTTTACTCCTAGTCATTGGGTTATGCTGTTTTGCGCCTCACGGCGCGATGGCGCAGCTCGTGGTCAACAACGCCGCACCCTTCAATACGGCACAATACCTCGTAGAGAACGTTCTCGTGGGCGGAGGTGTTCAAACCTCCAACTGGAGCTACACGGGCGCACCTGCCGCCATTGGCTTTTTTGACGGTACGGGGTCCAATATTGGTATTGATTCGGGTATCGTCATCACCTCTGGATTCATCACGAACGCCATCGGTCCCAATAACAGTCCGGGTCAAACGGGAGCCAACGGTCTTCCTGGTGATCCTGACCTCACTGCCTTTTCGGGATTCCCCACTTTTGATGCGGCTATCCTCGAATTCGATTTTGTTCCGCAAAGCGACACCCTTCGATTCAACTACGTCTTTGGTTCGGAAGAGTATCCAGAATTCGTTGGAGGATCGGTCAACGATGTTTTTGCCTTTTTGCTCACGGGTCCAGATCCGAACGGAGGCACCTACAACAACAGGAACTTGGCCAACATTGGCGCTTCGTCCGTTCCTGTGACCATCAATACCCTGAACTGCCAAAACTTCTCGGCCCAGTACATCTGTAATGATCCCGCCAATACGACCTGTGCACCTTCTTATTTGTGCACAGCGTCGGGTTCTGGGGTGACCATTCAATACGACGGTTTTACCATCCCCATGCAAGCAGAGGCCTATGTGGTCTGTGGAGCAACGTACACGATCCGAATGGGGATCGCGGACGGTGGAGATGGAATCTTGGACTCGGGTGTATTCATTGAGGCAGGTAGTTTTACTTCGCCGACCTTGACCATCAACACCTTGGCCACCTTCACCCAAGGTCTAACGGATACAGCACTTATTGAGGATTGTGGATCGGCCTACATTGAACTCGTCCGAACAGGAGGACTTGATGACTCACTTCTGGTCCCCTTAAATTTTGGAGGGACGGCCATCAACGGGGTGGATTACAATTTACTGCCGGACACCATCATCATGCTGCCAGACAGTTCAACCTTGCAGATTCCCTTCACCAGCTTTGGTGACGGAATCCAAGAAGGCCTGGAAACCATCATCATCTACACGGACAGCATTGTGACCGGATGTACGACCTATCCGCCAGATACGATCACCCTGACCATTATTGATCAGCCTCCGCTCGGCATTGTAGACATACCAGACACTATTGCGTGTGGAGGAGACTCTATTACTGTTCAGGCTCAAGGAACGGGTGGCTTCGGGTATTTCAATTACCTCTGGGACGATGGTTCTGTGGACTCGGTCCGAACCTTTGCGCCGACCGCGACCACTACCTATATCGTTGAGGTTCGGGACACTTGTGATACGCAGTTGGCCGTAGACACCTTCCAAATCATTGTGCCCAATTTCCCGCCCTTAGCAGTTTCGTTGGACAGTGCCTTCATTTGTGAAGGGGACTCCTTGTATTCGGAAGCCTTGATTACCGGAGGTATACCGCCTTTGTCCATTAGCTGGAATACGGGATCAACAGACACGGCCTTTGGTTGGTACCCGACGGCATCACAAACCATCGGTTTAGATGTGGTGGATGCGTGTGGAAACATGGTGAGTGCTTCAGCTCCGGTGGAGGTGGAAATCGCGCCGCAGGCGCAATACTTCTTCACGCAACTGACCAATCAACAGATTTCCTTTACGAATCAAACCACAGGAGCGACCATCTTCAATTGGAGCTTCGGGGATGGGGCGACCAGTCCAGATGAAAATCCGACGCACAAGTATGATCAAGCCGGATTTTTTGAAGTGTGGTTGACGACTTCCAGTCCAAACGGATGTGTGGATTCGACCTCTCAGTTGGTGGAAGTTATTTCAGAATTCTATTTTTACGTTCCTAATGCCTTTACACCCAATGGAGACGGTAACAACGAAACCTTCGGGGGAACGGGCAAAGGGTTTAGTGATTATCGCCTCATGGTCTGGAACAGATGGGGTGAATTGATCTACGAAACTGACGACGTTAATGCCCCTTGGGACGGGACGTTTAAAGGCGAATTAGCCCCCCAAGGAACCTATTTATACCGGATCGAACTGCAATTGCCGTTGACCGACGAAGTACCAGAGTACTCGGGATATCTGCAATTAATTAGATGA
- a CDS encoding T9SS type A sorting domain-containing protein, with the protein MDAGGAASITAQDVDNGSSDACGVASIAIDNSSFGCANVGPNTVTLTVTDNNGNVSTCTSTVTVEDNIAPSLTVPADIFVCDGDVVNYPVPVGTDNCSATTTQTQGMPYTNGSVFPLGVTTVEYTAVDPSGNSVSMSFDVTVHPLPSVSVAQSELGEYCQGGAIVLTADAPTAVAYAWSNGGTSDVTEVFASGTYSVTVTNQFGCTSVASIPVTYTGEDLLSSYTILANKEVKLHDNNLVVNGGVGVLGNNRKAKIYKNTTVAGPNTFVMADVIQVHQNATVSNQIIGQPNVTLPTFLYANCGGSDVTVHPGTTVTLNGTKYDEIEVEDNATVIFTQSDVSIDELEIEDGATVKFASCTYLRVEEFEVEKNVTFNPDGYKVVVFTEDKVEIDRGVTFNGSIYSKEDLKVRSKASNPTTMTGFFIARKVKGYKHTIWNWDTNCDNSCPTVVASKEGTPAIEFTEEGEQEMFETNLYPNPSSGVSNFTVEMTEGREVVIEVYNMQGVRVMEVHRGFLNPVARHYFEINGQQLATGMYQVVLQSGEEIKAHRWIIQR; encoded by the coding sequence TTGGATGCGGGTGGAGCAGCGAGCATCACGGCTCAAGACGTCGACAATGGCTCAAGTGACGCCTGTGGTGTTGCGAGCATTGCGATCGACAACTCAAGCTTCGGCTGTGCAAATGTTGGACCGAATACAGTGACTCTTACTGTGACGGATAATAATGGCAATGTGAGTACCTGCACGTCCACGGTTACGGTGGAGGACAATATCGCTCCATCATTGACCGTGCCGGCGGATATCTTTGTGTGTGATGGTGACGTTGTGAACTATCCTGTTCCTGTTGGAACAGATAACTGTAGTGCTACAACCACTCAGACTCAAGGAATGCCGTATACAAATGGGTCGGTATTCCCATTAGGAGTAACAACGGTAGAGTATACCGCAGTAGATCCTTCAGGGAATTCGGTTTCGATGAGTTTTGATGTTACTGTTCATCCACTTCCAAGTGTGAGCGTTGCACAGAGCGAACTTGGAGAATACTGCCAAGGAGGAGCTATTGTATTGACTGCTGACGCACCAACTGCTGTAGCCTATGCTTGGTCGAACGGAGGGACTTCTGATGTGACTGAGGTATTCGCATCAGGAACATATTCAGTCACGGTAACAAACCAGTTCGGTTGTACTAGTGTAGCAAGCATCCCAGTAACCTATACTGGTGAAGACCTGCTTTCTTCATATACAATCTTAGCAAATAAAGAAGTTAAGCTGCATGATAACAATTTGGTTGTGAACGGAGGTGTTGGAGTCTTGGGGAATAACAGAAAAGCCAAGATTTATAAGAACACAACGGTAGCAGGACCGAATACATTTGTCATGGCCGACGTCATTCAAGTACATCAAAATGCCACAGTATCGAATCAGATTATTGGCCAACCGAATGTTACACTCCCTACATTCTTATATGCCAATTGCGGAGGAAGTGATGTTACCGTGCACCCAGGTACTACGGTCACATTGAATGGTACTAAATATGATGAAATAGAGGTGGAGGATAACGCCACAGTCATCTTTACCCAGTCTGACGTGTCTATCGACGAGCTCGAAATTGAAGATGGAGCAACAGTGAAGTTCGCCAGTTGCACCTACTTGCGTGTCGAGGAATTCGAGGTAGAGAAGAATGTTACGTTCAACCCTGATGGATATAAGGTGGTTGTCTTTACAGAGGATAAGGTTGAAATAGACCGTGGTGTAACGTTTAATGGAAGTATCTACAGTAAAGAGGATCTTAAAGTGAGAAGTAAGGCAAGTAATCCTACGACAATGACAGGGTTCTTCATTGCCCGCAAGGTCAAAGGCTATAAGCACACTATTTGGAACTGGGATACGAATTGTGATAATTCTTGTCCTACTGTTGTGGCTTCGAAAGAAGGAACCCCAGCTATTGAGTTCACAGAAGAAGGAGAGCAGGAGATGTTCGAAACGAACTTGTATCCTAACCCTTCTTCAGGTGTAAGTAACTTTACAGTAGAGATGACAGAAGGACGTGAAGTGGTCATTGAGGTGTACAATATGCAAGGCGTGCGCGTCATGGAAGTACACCGCGGATTCTTGAATCCTGTAGCTCGTCACTACTTTGAGATTAATGGACAGCAACTGGCGACAGGTATGTACCAAGTTGTCCTACAATCAGGCGAAGAGATCAAAGCTCATCGCTGGATCATACAGCGGTAA
- a CDS encoding thioredoxin domain-containing protein, with amino-acid sequence MSTKEQHDFTNALIEESSPYLLQHAHNPVDWHPWTTETLEKAKAENKLLLISIGYSSCHWCHVMEHESFEDTAVAAVMNDNYICIKVDREERPDVDQIYMNAVQLMTKRGGWPLNCVALPDGRPIWGGTYFPKDQWVNALTQVAALWDQDPAKAEEYAARLTEGVQMMELIERPTDPLAPKASTVQELMADWKERFDTERGGPNRAPKFPMPTNQEFLLRYGVQFGDSEVRDHAHRTLRKMVLSGIYDQAGGGWARYATDVEWKIPHFEKMLYDNGQLLELYSQAYRDQPDPLYAEAVHQSIEWLMREMYDAESGSFYSALDADSEGEEGAFYVWTEEELREHVPEADWELFAECYHIRPSEKWEGKYILHRTEDKPEYERLRRDVLPALLKAREKRERPGLDDKSLTAWNAMTVSGLVAAYRTFDREDYLQQARTTADWILKQQGTEVGGLWHTYKQGKSTIDGFLDDYALSIKAYLDLYECTFDEAYLQQAHQWTLYCFDHFYSDERGMFFYTSNSGEELVARSMETADNVIPASNSVIAHQLYRLSFHFERKAYRDTARTMLRAVEPQMGRYAEGYSNWLSLYLNELGPYYEVVLIGPQAQELRKQLDQNYLPNALTTGATGDSDLPLHKLRFQEGTSLVYLCEEGACQLPTEAFEMPPIAID; translated from the coding sequence ATGAGCACGAAAGAGCAACACGACTTCACCAATGCCCTCATTGAGGAATCTTCACCCTACTTGTTGCAACACGCACACAATCCGGTAGATTGGCACCCCTGGACCACAGAGACCTTGGAGAAAGCCAAGGCGGAGAATAAACTCCTGCTCATTTCTATAGGATACAGTTCGTGCCACTGGTGCCATGTCATGGAGCACGAGAGCTTTGAAGACACGGCCGTGGCGGCGGTGATGAACGACAACTACATCTGCATCAAGGTCGACCGCGAAGAGCGCCCCGACGTGGATCAGATTTATATGAACGCTGTTCAGCTCATGACCAAGCGAGGTGGGTGGCCGTTGAATTGTGTGGCGTTGCCGGATGGACGGCCGATTTGGGGTGGGACTTACTTCCCCAAGGATCAATGGGTCAACGCCCTGACGCAAGTGGCCGCGTTGTGGGATCAAGATCCGGCCAAGGCGGAAGAATACGCGGCGCGGTTGACCGAAGGGGTTCAGATGATGGAATTGATTGAGCGTCCAACAGACCCTCTGGCCCCCAAGGCCAGTACCGTCCAAGAACTCATGGCCGACTGGAAAGAGCGCTTTGACACTGAGCGCGGCGGACCCAACCGGGCTCCTAAATTCCCCATGCCCACGAACCAGGAATTTCTGTTACGCTACGGTGTGCAGTTTGGCGATTCAGAAGTCCGAGATCACGCACACCGCACCCTCCGAAAAATGGTCTTGAGCGGGATCTACGATCAAGCCGGAGGAGGATGGGCTCGATACGCAACAGACGTGGAATGGAAGATCCCGCATTTTGAGAAAATGCTCTACGACAACGGACAGCTCCTTGAACTCTATAGCCAGGCCTATAGGGATCAACCCGATCCGCTTTACGCTGAGGCGGTACACCAGAGCATCGAGTGGCTGATGCGCGAGATGTACGACGCCGAGAGCGGTAGCTTTTACAGCGCCTTAGATGCCGATAGCGAAGGGGAGGAGGGTGCTTTCTACGTCTGGACAGAGGAAGAATTGCGCGAGCACGTGCCCGAAGCCGACTGGGAGCTGTTTGCCGAATGCTACCACATCAGGCCGAGTGAAAAATGGGAGGGCAAGTACATCCTTCACCGCACGGAGGATAAGCCGGAATACGAGCGCCTACGGCGCGATGTACTCCCCGCACTACTCAAGGCCCGCGAGAAGCGCGAACGCCCCGGATTGGACGACAAATCCCTCACCGCGTGGAATGCCATGACCGTCAGTGGGCTGGTCGCGGCCTACCGGACCTTTGATCGCGAAGACTACCTCCAGCAGGCGCGCACGACCGCGGATTGGATCCTGAAGCAACAAGGCACAGAAGTCGGTGGGCTGTGGCACACCTACAAACAAGGAAAAAGCACCATTGATGGATTTTTGGACGACTATGCGCTGTCGATCAAAGCATACCTAGATCTGTATGAATGTACCTTCGACGAGGCCTATCTGCAACAGGCACATCAATGGACGCTCTATTGTTTCGACCATTTCTACTCGGATGAACGCGGCATGTTCTTCTACACTTCAAACAGCGGCGAAGAGCTGGTCGCTCGGTCTATGGAGACGGCAGACAACGTCATTCCGGCGTCGAATTCGGTCATAGCTCATCAGCTGTATCGCTTGAGTTTCCATTTCGAACGCAAGGCTTATCGCGATACCGCGCGGACCATGCTTCGAGCCGTGGAGCCTCAAATGGGGCGATATGCCGAGGGCTACAGCAATTGGTTGTCGCTGTATCTGAACGAGCTGGGTCCATATTACGAAGTGGTGCTTATCGGGCCGCAGGCCCAAGAGCTTCGTAAACAACTGGATCAGAATTACCTGCCCAACGCCTTGACGACGGGCGCCACAGGCGATTCAGATTTGCCTCTGCACAAATTGCGTTTCCAAGAAGGAACCTCCTTGGTATACCTCTGCGAGGAAGGCGCTTGTCAATTGCCAACAGAGGCCTTTGAAATGCCTCCAATCGCGATCGATTAA
- the tsaB gene encoding tRNA (adenosine(37)-N6)-threonylcarbamoyltransferase complex dimerization subunit type 1 TsaB, with protein sequence MGLLLHLETATRNCSVALGDNGALLDLEEQATEGYSHAENLHPFIERILERNKLQVSDLDAVCVSKGPGSYTGLRIGVSAAKGLCYAAQLPLISVTTNEVLAHHPDVQAEGDDRIVTVIDARRMEVYAQSFNAKKEAQGPIEAVVVDESSFAGSGRLVLVGDGAEKLEEVLQGLRPDIIQTFPSARDMVALGESAFTEQTFEDVAYFEPFYLKDFVAGIPKKLI encoded by the coding sequence ATGGGCCTGCTGCTCCATTTGGAGACCGCCACGCGTAACTGCTCCGTGGCCCTCGGGGACAACGGAGCATTGCTCGACCTTGAAGAGCAAGCCACGGAAGGCTATAGTCACGCGGAGAATTTGCACCCCTTTATCGAACGAATTCTAGAACGCAATAAGCTCCAGGTATCGGATCTGGATGCTGTTTGCGTGAGCAAAGGCCCGGGAAGCTATACGGGGCTCCGTATTGGCGTATCTGCTGCCAAAGGGCTGTGCTACGCGGCTCAATTGCCCCTTATTTCGGTAACGACCAATGAAGTCCTGGCGCATCATCCTGATGTCCAAGCGGAAGGTGATGACCGAATCGTCACGGTCATTGACGCGCGGCGCATGGAAGTCTACGCCCAGTCCTTTAATGCCAAAAAAGAAGCCCAAGGGCCAATAGAAGCCGTGGTTGTTGACGAGAGTAGCTTTGCCGGTAGCGGACGTCTGGTGCTGGTTGGAGATGGTGCAGAAAAGCTAGAAGAGGTGCTTCAGGGCCTACGGCCCGATATTATCCAGACCTTCCCCAGTGCCCGTGACATGGTGGCCTTGGGCGAGTCGGCCTTCACCGAACAGACCTTTGAGGATGTGGCCTACTTTGAGCCATTCTACCTCAAAGATTTCGTAGCCGGGATTCCCAAGAAGTTGATTTAA
- a CDS encoding TolC family protein, whose protein sequence is MKSKLLLIAAVAAFGFGTQAQTEPENSVWSLEQCVAYAIDNNLTVRSQTIQTAIDQENYLQNKQAWYPNLNAGVSYNGGWGLNTNPVTNINTTEFTGQNSYFIGTNVPVFQGGQIHNQTKQGEINYNASQLDLEKAKNDLALAVALDYVNVLLGKEQLRVAEEQAAITQQQVDRTSKLVDAGSSPQGELFEIEAQLAQELQNVVVARNNVNLTLLQLAQRLQLDDYTGFDIETPEVVMPDPVLLNFTAYEIYQTALNTQPDLPAAEARVESAQLDEKIAQSGYVPSISLSGNFSTFWTNRLRTDPFTGEPNTYGDQLSENWNAGVGVNLNIPILNRRQNKTNVNRSHLNYLRAVNSRETVKNQLLQRIQQSHADAVAALEAYNASERAVKSNREAFKYTEERYNVGVVNVVDYNVAKNNLTQSESSLLRAKYDYIFKYRVLDFYYGTMQLR, encoded by the coding sequence ATGAAATCGAAACTTCTCCTAATCGCCGCCGTGGCGGCTTTCGGTTTCGGAACGCAGGCGCAGACCGAACCGGAAAACTCGGTATGGTCGCTGGAACAGTGCGTTGCATACGCGATCGACAATAACTTGACGGTCCGTTCGCAAACCATCCAGACGGCTATTGACCAAGAAAATTATCTACAAAACAAGCAAGCCTGGTATCCCAACTTGAATGCCGGTGTGAGTTACAATGGAGGTTGGGGTTTGAACACGAACCCGGTGACCAACATCAACACCACGGAATTTACAGGGCAGAACAGCTATTTCATCGGTACCAATGTACCGGTTTTCCAAGGTGGTCAAATTCACAATCAGACTAAACAGGGCGAAATCAATTACAATGCCTCGCAATTGGACTTGGAAAAGGCCAAGAATGACTTGGCTTTAGCGGTTGCACTGGACTACGTAAATGTGCTCCTGGGAAAAGAGCAGCTGAGGGTTGCCGAAGAGCAGGCCGCTATTACCCAACAGCAGGTGGATCGTACCTCTAAGTTGGTGGATGCGGGTTCAAGCCCTCAAGGTGAGTTGTTTGAAATTGAGGCCCAGTTGGCTCAGGAACTCCAGAATGTAGTCGTCGCACGAAACAACGTTAATCTGACCTTGCTTCAGCTGGCTCAGCGCCTACAGTTGGATGACTACACCGGCTTTGACATTGAGACCCCTGAAGTGGTGATGCCGGATCCGGTTTTGTTGAACTTCACGGCCTACGAAATCTATCAGACCGCTTTGAATACGCAGCCAGATCTTCCGGCAGCAGAAGCGCGTGTGGAAAGCGCACAGCTCGATGAGAAGATTGCTCAATCCGGGTATGTTCCTTCCATTTCCTTGTCGGGAAACTTTTCAACGTTTTGGACGAACCGATTGAGGACTGATCCCTTTACTGGAGAGCCGAATACCTATGGCGATCAGTTGAGTGAAAACTGGAATGCTGGAGTAGGGGTGAACTTGAATATTCCCATTCTGAATCGACGTCAAAACAAGACCAATGTAAATCGCTCTCATTTGAACTACTTGCGTGCGGTGAATAGTCGTGAGACCGTCAAAAACCAATTGCTCCAGCGCATTCAGCAGTCGCATGCCGACGCGGTGGCCGCTTTGGAGGCGTATAACGCTTCGGAACGTGCGGTGAAAAGCAATCGCGAGGCCTTCAAGTACACAGAAGAACGCTACAACGTTGGTGTGGTGAATGTCGTGGACTACAACGTGGCCAAAAACAACCTTACCCAGTCGGAAAGCTCTTTGTTGAGAGCGAAATACGATTACATTTTTAAGTACCGAGTACTAGATTTCTATTACGGAACAATGCAATTGCGCTAA